In Trifolium pratense cultivar HEN17-A07 linkage group LG7, ARS_RC_1.1, whole genome shotgun sequence, a genomic segment contains:
- the LOC123895320 gene encoding probable signal peptidase complex subunit 1, whose protein sequence is MDCEGQKLAEQLMQIMLLSFAVIAIGAGYITASFQTMILTYAGGVVLTTLVTLPNWPFFNHHPLKWLDPSEAEKHPKPQPSVNVTAKKKFTSI, encoded by the coding sequence ATGGATTGTGAAGGGCAAAAGCTTGCAGAGCAGTTGATGCAGATAATGCTTCTTTCATTTGCTGTGATTGCAATTGGAGCTGGATATATCACGGCTTCTTTCCAAACAATGATCCTCACATACGCTGGCGGTGTGGTTCTCACCACATTAGTCACTCTTCCCAACTGGCCCTTCTTCAACCACCATCCTCTTAAGTGGTTGGACCCGAGCGAGGCAGAAAAGCATCCAAAGCCACAACCATCTGTGAATGTAACTGCAAAGAAGAAGTTTACAAGCATCTAA